The proteins below come from a single Leopardus geoffroyi isolate Oge1 chromosome D3, O.geoffroyi_Oge1_pat1.0, whole genome shotgun sequence genomic window:
- the CHFR gene encoding E3 ubiquitin-protein ligase CHFR, which translates to MEQPGEGPQPPQQQPWGRLLRLGAGEGEPHVLLRKPEWTIGRRRGCDLSFPGNKLVSGDHCKIIVNEKSGQVSLEDTSTNGTVINKLKVVKKQTCPLQTGDVIYLVYRKNEPEYNVAYLYESLHEKQGITQDPFEANKENVFHVTKDTSGAGQGDDPQVLPSSPTTQACFEEPQPSTSTSDLFPTASTSSTEPISAGQAPPFSPDFRDAGVSPKECGPSVANDEVPTFPSALPDREGAPFSVPGSRDQEDLEPVTKRMKAEGEAELSLQLLVADQCSDAHSALGGVRPEAVKPDKMEETLTCIICQDLLHDCVSLQPCMHTFCAACYSGWMERSSFCPTCRCPVERICKNHILNNLVEAYLLQHPDKSRSEEDMRSMAARNKITQDMLQPKVRRSFSDEEGSSEDLLELSDADSESSDISQPYIVCRQCPEYRRQAGQPLPCPGPGSEPGAAQAPGDAPSTSTSVTTAQDYVCALQGSHAICTCCFQPMPDRRAEREQDPRIAPQQCAVCLQPFCHLYWGCARAGCLGCLAPFCELDLGDRCLDGVLSNNHYESDILKNYLATRGLTWKNMLTESLVALQRGVFLLSDYRITGNTVLCYCCGLRSFRELTYQYRQNIPASELPVAVTSRPDCYWGRNCRTQVKAHHAMKFNHICEQTRFKN; encoded by the exons ATGGAGCAGCCCGGGGAAGGCCCGCAGCCGCCGCAGCAGCAGCCGTGGGGGAGACTCCTCCGCTTGGGCGCCGGCGAGGGCGAGCCGCACGTGCTCCTGAGGAAACCCGAGTGGACCATCGGGCGCAGAAGAG GTTGTGATCTTTCATTCCCTGGCAATAAACTGGTCTCTGGAGATCACTGTAAAATTATCGTGAACGAAAAATCTGGTCAGGTGTCGCTGGAAGATACCAG CACCAATGGAACAGTAATTAACAAGCTGAAGGTTGTTAAGAAGCAGACTTGTCCTTTGCAGACTGGGGATGTCATCTACTTGGTGTATAGGAAGAATGAGCCAGAATACA ACGTGGCATACCTCTACGAGTCTCTGCATGAAAAGCAAGGCATCACACAAGACCCCTTTG AAGCTAATAAAGAGAATGTGTTCCACGTGACCAAAGATACCTCAGGTGCAGGGCAAGGTGACGATCCCCAGGTCCTGCCGTCATCGCCCACCACTCAGGCGTGCTTTGAGGAACCACAGCCATCGACGTCGACCTCGGACCTCTTCCCCACGGCCTCTACCTCTTCCACGGAGCCCATCTCTGCGGGGCAAGCGCCTCCCTTCAGCCCTG ACTTCAGAGATGCAGGCGTCTCCCCAAAAGAATGTGGTCCGTCTGTGGCAAATGATGAAGTCCCCACCTTCCCTTCAGCTCTcccagacagagaaggagcacccttctctgtgccagggtCCCGGGACCAAGAGGATTTGGAGCCTGTCACGAAGAGAATGAAAGCAG AGGGGGAGGCCGAGCTGAGCCTGCAGTTGCTGGTTGCGGACCAGTGTAGCGACGCCCACAGCGCCCTCGGGGGCGTCAGACCCGAGGCCGTGAAGCCGGACAAGATGGAGGAGACACTCACGTGCATCATCTGCCAGGACTTGCTGCATGACTGCGTGAG CCTGCAGCCCTGCATGCACACCTTCTGTGCCGCCTGCTACTCAGGCTGGATGGAGCgctcctccttctgccccacctGCCGCTGTCCGGTGGAGAGGATCTGTAAAAACCACATCCTGAACAACCTGGTGGAGGCGTACCTTCTCCAGCACCCAG ACAAGAGTCGCAGCGAGGAAGACATGCGGAGCATGGCTGCCAGGAACAAGATCACTCAAGACATGCTGCAGCCCAAAGTCAGAAGgtctttctctgatgaggagGGCAGTTCGGAGGACCTGCTGGAGCTGTCAGACGCGGACAGCGAGTCCTCGGACATCAG CCAGCCGTACATCGTGTGCAGACAGTGCCCTGAGTACCGGAGGCAGGcgggccagcccctcccctgcccggggCCTGGCAGCGAGCCAGGAGCAGCACAGGCCCCTGGGGATGCACCGTCCACGTCCACCAGCGTCACGACAG CCCAGGATTACGTGTGTGCCCTGCAAGGAAGCCATGCCATCTGCACTTGCTGCTTCCAGCCCATGCCCGACCGGAGGGCAGAACGTGAGCAGGACCCCCGCATCGCCCCCCAGCAGT GTGCTGTTTGCCTGCAGCCTTTCTGCCACCTGTACTGGGGCTGCGCCCGGGCCGGCTGTCTCGGCTGCCTGGCCCCGTTCTGTG AGCTGGACCTGGGTGACAGGTGTCTGGACGGGGTTCTCAGCAATAATCACTATGAGTCGGACATCCTGAAG AATTACCTGGCAACCAGGGGTTTGACGTGGAAAAACATGTTGACTGAAAGTCTCGTGGCTCTGCAGAGGGGAGTGTTCCTGCTGTCTG ATTACAGAATCACAGGGAACACTGTGCTCTGTTACTGCTGTGGCCTGAGAAGCTTCCGAGAGCTGACCTACCAGTATCGGCAGAACATTCCTGCTTCCGAGTTGCCAG TGGCTGTAACATCCCGTCCTGACTGCTATTGGGGCCGCAACTGCCGCACTCAGGTGAAGGCCCACCACGCAAT GAAATTCAATCATATCTGTGAACAGACAAGGTTCAAGAACTGA